In the Hevea brasiliensis isolate MT/VB/25A 57/8 chromosome 8, ASM3005281v1, whole genome shotgun sequence genome, tcatttaattacataaaaacttttatttttgtaaaaataaattacatttttaaataaaaaaattaaaattttaattttaaatataaaaaataataaaataaaatttaattaaattgaattcttgCCCGATTACAATTTCTTCTTTCCAAGTAAGTGGCTTGCAACCATTTGAAGGAATCGCAAGTCAAGTCTTGTAGTACCATACCAGAAAAGCTAAGTTGAGACTTGGGATTAGAGGGGGGAACCATGCCCAAGTCCCAACACCTCCCTTGATTTTAGTTTtgcttttaaattctttattttattaagagtaatttttcattcataaattaACAAAAATTATGTTAATATATTCAAATTGATACTAAACTCAACCCAACTCAACCTTTATCTCAAGAATTTGGGATTGAtaagtcgctttcggtgaacgtccTACACCGTTGCATATTTTTCACTACACCCAAATTTCGATTTAGtgcgtcgtaagtagaggacgctCAAACGTTTATATTATTTGAATCCATATCGTgaggtgtgatgaaatttttacgctgatTATCACCTACTACAACCCTCCTCTTTTATTCGGGCTTGAGACAGATTAAACACAAACTACTTACACGGAGCTTAATATattcaaatttataaataattaataatttaaaaattattttattattttaatattattattactaAAACATGTATCAACTGAATAAGTCTAAATTagagaataaaatatatataatattcaattttttttagatATTGAATTAAGagaattttttgatattttaaaatattttaacatAATTTCAGTTCAATTATTTATTGTAATTGAATTAgttgaaatttttaatttttaaaataatttgatattaatttataaattattaataaaaataaatttataaatgataaattattagtgaaacaataataaaaataacaacAATATATTATTAAATGACATTACTGTGGATCTTAACGAAATCGTTGATGGGATCAAAGTGAACAACATTCATCTCTAGCAAATCAACACCGTTCATTTTTACCACAACGAAATGTTCCTAAGTGGCAGACTAAATCATGACCGTCAATGACCTGGCCAAACTCGCAACACGCTTTCACTTGCATTCCTCACATACGCTCCTAGTGCCGCGTATTCTTCAAACGCTCTAACATCAATCCGACACTGTATGAACTTTGGCAAAAACAGCCAAAACGCTGTCGTCATAACAAACCCAACGGTCAAGAATCCAGACAATAACCTTGGCAGTTGCCACTTCTGGTTCAGCGCCTTCTTAAGAGCAATCTCAGCCGTTAAACAGAACCCATGCAGAAGAAAGAACGCAGAGATATCCCACGTGGGCCTCACTCGCCCCAGGTAATAGAACATGAGCTCGTGCATTACTGCCGACACCACAAATGTTCCGAAAACAGCCGGGAGTGTGGCCAACTCCCGGCCAATGACACGTGCGAAGAAGTTGCGTGTGGGTTCATAAACGGTGGGGTGTAGGATACGAGTGACCATGAGGTTCCATCTCTTGCCCCAGAAATCTTGAAGCGATGTAGAGAGGTAGGGCTCATTGAACTGTGGTTCGAGCTCTATGCCTAGCATGGCTCGAGCCAGGGCTGCACTTACGGCTAGAGTGAGTTCCAAGAAGAAATAAATATGGAAGGCATAGAGAACCAGGATGAATTTTGGATGGATATATTCACTGTAATCATATACACGAACCAACATGGCCACAGCTATGCCCTTTATTGCATAGTTTAGAGGACCTTCTCTTGGTTTTCTTGATGGGTTTTCCTTGATTTGGCCATTTTGGTGTGATTTTAGAGGTGGGTTTTCTTTATTTTGATGATTTAAGGGCTTGTTTGGTGGTGGATTTTTTCGGATCTTGATGGGTAAGCAAGAAACAGCCACAAAAAGAGGGAGAGAAATTGATGGATCTGCAGAAAGAGGACCTTTACCAAAAGCAAAGAGAAGGAGCTTGAAATTGGCAAGCCAAGAAATGAAAAAAGCAGTAGTACCACCAAGATGAGGAGAGAAGAGATTAAGAGGAAGGTAGAAAAAGAAGCAAACAACTGGGAGAACAAAGAGTAGCCTTTTGAACCCTGTAGGAATAATGTTTCTAATTGCATAGCAATAACACAGAGAAATGATGACTTCAAGCCAAACCTCGATGAAGTCTTGCATTTCAGCAccctccattttcttttcttttattctaTTCTCTTGTTCTCGATCTTGGCTCTGTTTCTTTAGTGTTATAAAGAGCAAAAGTGGACGACTTTTGGATCCAAAAAAACCAAaccaattaaataatttaattttcaacagAAGTATACGATGATGACGATGAATAATGATATGTCAGTGATTTCAGAGTCTGCTCTTTTTTGACTTGTGCATATGGTGGAAGATTTTAGAGAAGACCTTCTAGAAATTAGGGGATCTCGACAATGACAGAtttaaataaaagaataaaatttgAAGTCTAATGCAAATAAGTCATCCTTGGGTGGGATTTTTGTTATGGAAATATTTGTTTTGAGAggaaatttctttcttttctttcccgtGGCAGAGGGAGTAGGGCTAAGGGTTACGCTAGTCCCCTCAAACTTCATGAAAAactttttgtaataatttttaattatttttattcaaccactttaaaattaataaataacatttaaaatattataatgatttttttttttcacaaaataTGATGTATATATCCCAACGTTGTCCACTTTTGTTGAAGTCTTTCCTAATATTTCATATTTTCTTCCTATTGATCAATTATTAATATATTCAGTGCGTGTTTCCTGCTTTCCACAACTCAATTTTCATtaggttttttaattttttttataattataaatttgttGATTTCGTGAATATTATATTGATATATATTATCATTATTTGTTTGATTATTGTGTCAAATCTCACAAGTGTAAAGATTGTATCAAGTGAGAATTGCGTCTAGTAACAAGctacaataattttaattatttagataataGAATTCGAgtgaatattaaatttaaaaaatgattATCAAAACCTAATTTATCAACTAAAAAGAATCAAAAAAGCTAACGGCTAATAGATAAAAAATTTATAAGACTAGGATTTAACTACATCAACtaggggtgagcaatcggttcaaactgaatcgaatcaaaccgaatcaaattaaattataaaaattgaaccgtcaattttagaaatcgaactgaATCGAAATTAGtaaaaaaccgaatcgaaccgaaccgctttatttcggtccggttcgatttaaactgatcggtttgatttttgattgattttttaatttagacttgattttcaagttatttgatctaattttagctttggtttgaacctaataactattaatcaatgaaattaaacaattaatatatataagattaaatataattcataaattttccgtaaaaataaattaattcaaaaatcgattcggttcgatttgactatataaatcactattcggttcggttcgatttaatcaatttttttctcttcaaaaccgaaccgaaccgaaataatcgaaatttttataaattaaaaccgaactgattaaattttaaaatcaaaccaattgaaccgaattaactcggttcggttcgatttttcggtttgaaccgaattctgctcagccctaacATTAACTCATTAATCCAAGACTTAACTCTCTAAATAATAGATGACATTACTTTAAAGACGAATTATCTTAAAATATCTGATATCCTTTCTTAAGGCATAAAAGGTATGTTAGAATTAGAATCATACATATGTTATAAAGTCATAGATATTTTATAAAGTTAATTGAAACCTGTTAGGCTATTCGATATTCAATCTACTCTCAAAGAATTTAAGCCTATCTTTATgtcttaaattattaatttcaattACAAGAGTTCCAACATCAAACTTCATCTTTCGATCAttcatttaatatttaaaatcatGCAATTATGGGATCCAAACATAATGCAAACGATAGCTGCACtagaatttaattaaaaacaaatatcatcaaactaaattaaaaccatagttgaaatTGAAGAGCTACATCTCTAATTGTAGgataaagaaaattatttattgatattCAAATCAACAACCAAAATCATCAGAAAAGGAAAATTAGACATGAGAATAAGCAGAATTAGAGAACTCATAAGAgacttatataaaatataaacatatcatttatataatatacatttataggatttaaaaatttttttatttctctgcatataatatttttttttcatcataTGTGCATTGAGTTTTA is a window encoding:
- the LOC110667964 gene encoding acyl-CoA--sterol O-acyltransferase 1-like encodes the protein MEGAEMQDFIEVWLEVIISLCYCYAIRNIIPTGFKRLLFVLPVVCFFFYLPLNLFSPHLGGTTAFFISWLANFKLLLFAFGKGPLSADPSISLPLFVAVSCLPIKIRKNPPPNKPLNHQNKENPPLKSHQNGQIKENPSRKPREGPLNYAIKGIAVAMLVRVYDYSEYIHPKFILVLYAFHIYFFLELTLAVSAALARAMLGIELEPQFNEPYLSTSLQDFWGKRWNLMVTRILHPTVYEPTRNFFARVIGRELATLPAVFGTFVVSAVMHELMFYYLGRVRPTWDISAFFLLHGFCLTAEIALKKALNQKWQLPRLLSGFLTVGFVMTTAFWLFLPKFIQCRIDVRAFEEYAALGAYVRNASESVLRVWPGH